The genomic DNA TCATAATCCCTCGTAATCATTTCATGCTCGTAAGCTCGCTTATTGTCTTTCAAGGATGCGGAAGCCGGATCAGATGTTGCCGGAGTACGAACAACCGTCGGATTCTTACCCATCTTAAGGTTCATGCTCATAGCAGAAAAATCGTCTTGCGAGCTGGCAGCCTGCGACATATTATAGTCAAGCTGTTTATACCGGACGACAGCCCGGTTAAAATAAGCCATAGCAAAATCCGGATCCAATTCGATCACCTTTGTATAATCCTTAATCGCTTCGGTAAAGTCCTGTACAAGCATAAAATCCAAAGCCCGTCCGAAATAGGCATCCACATCGTTCGGATTCTTCACTATACGGGCCGAAAAATTATCGATAGATGCAAAATGTACGGCAACCTGGTCTTCCGTAAGGGCGGCTTCTTCGTTTGTGATACGCAGCTTACGTTCCAGTACCAGACGGGAATTGTAAGCTTCCACCATCTTATCATAATAAACCAACTTCTTTACCGGATCGACTTTTTCGTAATAAGTCAGGACAAACATCGGTTCCAGATCCACACGCACATTGCGGTCCTGCACGCGTCCACGAATTTCGCTGTTATACTTCGTCTTACGTACCTCTTCTTCATCATACACGACAAGACGGTTGAACTTATCGATATTCTTATCCGACTGTTCACGCGTATTTTCATCCTTTGATGCCGGATCGGCCAATTGCGTACCGATATTGTTGCCATTTTGGGAAGCGACCGCATTTCCCAAAGCATTCCCGTTCTTCTTTTTTTGCTCCATATTATAGGCAGTCCAGTAGTCACGGTCGGCACCGACCTCATCATGCATTTTCCGCTTCACTTCCGCACGGCTGTAATAACCGGCCACAAAATTCGGATACTGCCGCAACACGACATCGAAGTCATGTACGGAACCTTGATAATCTCCCGTCTCGTAACGCAACAACGCCCGGTTATAATAAGCCATATAGTTGTCCGGTTCAATCTCGATCACAACATCGAAATCTTCGATAGCCCGGTTGTTATCCCCGATCTGTGCCCGAAGCAATCCTCGGTTGAAGCGGGCAATCAGGTTGTGGCTGTCCATGCTGACCACCTGATCATAATCAGCCATAGCACCACGCAAATCCTTTAACTGATACCGGACCAGACCTCTATTGATGTAATAACCGCTCTCACGGGTATTCAGACGAATGGCCTCGTTCAGATCGGCAAGCGCGTCTTTCATATTGTTCATCTGGTAATGCAGGATCGCCCGGTTACCATAAGCGGGAGCATAGTAGGGGTCCATACTGATCGCCTTATCATAGTCGGCAAGTGCTTTGACCGTATCGCCTTTCTCGGTGTACATCGCACCACGCGTCAAATAGTTCATAGAATATTTGGGATGGGCCGTCATCAGTTCATCAAACACCTTTTCGGCCTCCTTAAAATCTTTTTTCTGAATATTGGCTACTGCCACATTCACCAACATCTGGCGGTCTTCCGCCTTAAACTCCAAACCTTTCCTGTAGTCTTCTATTGCTTCGTCAAATTTCTCCTGACTCTGACGGGCAATACCACGTGCGTAATATGCCTGTACCAGGAAAGGGTTCCGTTCAAGACAAAGCGTACAGTCTTCTTCAGCTCCTTTATAATCATCCAAATTGATTTTTGCCACAGCACGGTAGAAATATGGTTCGGCCAACCAAGGTTTTGATTTGATAACCTGATTGAAATATTGTATCGAAAGAACATAGTCCTCAAAATACAAGGCGTTGCGCCCGATAGTCAACACACGATCCGTATTGATTTGTGCAAACATGGCTAACGAACACAGCTGGAATATAAATAAAAGAATCGCTTTCTTCATCTATTATAAAAATATTCAACATTGATCGGTCGCAAAAGTAAGTAAATAATCTTAGCCATTAAAACCAATCTATAAAAAAAGCTTTCACAGACTGTAAAACAGTGTGAAAGCTTTCTATATTTACTTATTTCAGCTATTTACTTCGGCTGAATCTTAACCATCAAATGGTCTTTTGGGATCTTATCTCCTTCCGTTACACCCAGCTCGACAATCGTTCCGGCAACGGGAGCGACCACCCGGTTGTACATCTTCATCGCCTGGTGGATCAAAAGCAACTGGCCGGCTTCGACTTCCTGCCCTTGCTGTACTTCCACTTTAACGATCGTTCCAGGAAGATGAGAAATCACATCACCGACAAAGGGCTTATGCCACATTTTACGGTTCTTATATTTTGCAGTCAGCGTCGTCTTGTATTTGCGGGCCGTTACTACAAAATCCACATATTCGTTATCTTTCTCTTTCTTTTCCATATTCAAAAGTTTTTACGGCGTTAATTAGAACGGAGGCAATCCGTGCTTCTTAGCCGGTCTGTATTCTTCTTTCAATACAGAAAGTTTAAGCGCGTGAAGCAACAATGAACGTGTTTCTTTCGGCTCGATAACAGAATCGATGAACCCTTTGGACGCAGCCACATAAGGATTTGCAAACTTCTCGATATATTCCTTCACCTTTTCCTGGCGCATTGCATTCTGGTCTTCGGCTTCCATGATCTCCTTGCGGAAAATAATGTTGGCCGCACCTTCCGGTCCCATCACCGCAATTTCTGCACTCGGCCATGCAAACATAAAGTCCGCCCCTAAGTGACGAGAGTTCATGGCGATATAACCGCCACCATAAGCCTTACGCAGGATAACCGTAATCTTGGGAACCGTCGCTTCGGAATAAGCATACAATACCTTCGCACCATGGCGGATCACACCGGCATGTTCCTGGTCGACGCCCGGCAAATAGCCCGGCATATCTTCCAACGTGATAATAGGAATATTGAAAGAATCGCAGAAACGGATAAAACGTGCAGCTTTATCGGCACTGTCGCAATCCAATACACCTGCCAACACCATCGGCTGATTAGCAACGAAACCGACAGTTTCACCACCCATGCGGCCAAAACCGATCACAATGTTGGCTGCCCACAACTCCTGTACTTCCAAGAAGTCGGAATCATCCACGATACATTTGATAACGTTACGAACATCGTACGGCTGTTTCGGATCTGCCGGAACCACATCTTCAATGTTCATTACCGCAGCGGGTTCCTTCGACTCTACCACTTTAGCACGTTCCTGGTTATTCCAGGGGATAAAACTAACCAGACGTTTAACTTGCTCGAAACACTCCTGCTCGCTCTGTGCGTAGAAATGAGCATTACCAGTTGTTTCCGCATGGACACGTGCACCACCCAGATCTTCCATAGAAATATCTTCGCCCAACACGGTCTTGATCACATTCGGACCTGTAATAAACATCTTGGAGATATTCTCTACTACAAATACGAAGTCCGTTAAAGCCGGAGAATATACGGCTCCACCGGCACAAGGTCCCAGGATCAACGAAATCTGAGGAATAACACCGGAAGCAATTGTATTGCGATAGAATATTTCACCATA from Parabacteroides merdae ATCC 43184 includes the following:
- a CDS encoding tetratricopeptide repeat protein — translated: MKKAILLFIFQLCSLAMFAQINTDRVLTIGRNALYFEDYVLSIQYFNQVIKSKPWLAEPYFYRAVAKINLDDYKGAEEDCTLCLERNPFLVQAYYARGIARQSQEKFDEAIEDYRKGLEFKAEDRQMLVNVAVANIQKKDFKEAEKVFDELMTAHPKYSMNYLTRGAMYTEKGDTVKALADYDKAISMDPYYAPAYGNRAILHYQMNNMKDALADLNEAIRLNTRESGYYINRGLVRYQLKDLRGAMADYDQVVSMDSHNLIARFNRGLLRAQIGDNNRAIEDFDVVIEIEPDNYMAYYNRALLRYETGDYQGSVHDFDVVLRQYPNFVAGYYSRAEVKRKMHDEVGADRDYWTAYNMEQKKKNGNALGNAVASQNGNNIGTQLADPASKDENTREQSDKNIDKFNRLVVYDEEEVRKTKYNSEIRGRVQDRNVRVDLEPMFVLTYYEKVDPVKKLVYYDKMVEAYNSRLVLERKLRITNEEAALTEDQVAVHFASIDNFSARIVKNPNDVDAYFGRALDFMLVQDFTEAIKDYTKVIELDPDFAMAYFNRAVVRYKQLDYNMSQAASSQDDFSAMSMNLKMGKNPTVVRTPATSDPASASLKDNKRAYEHEMITRDYDMVIKLNPGFVYAYFNRGNLRCAQRDFRAAIQDYSEAIQRDPEFAEAYFNRGLARLSQGDANRGIADLSKAGELGIINAYSIIKRMTSN
- a CDS encoding acyl-CoA carboxylase biotin carboxyl carrier protein subunit, which produces MEKKEKDNEYVDFVVTARKYKTTLTAKYKNRKMWHKPFVGDVISHLPGTIVKVEVQQGQEVEAGQLLLIHQAMKMYNRVVAPVAGTIVELGVTEGDKIPKDHLMVKIQPK
- a CDS encoding acyl-CoA carboxylase subunit beta; translated protein: MTDLSKNIQALREKKAVVEMGGGEAAIEKQIAMGKLTARDRILSLLDKNSFHEYDLFVKHDGRDFGMDKKDLPGDGVVTGTGTIFGAPVCIYAQDFTVAGGSLGLQHARKITKIMDHALKMKCPIIGINDSGGARIQEGVGALAGYGEIFYRNTIASGVIPQISLILGPCAGGAVYSPALTDFVFVVENISKMFITGPNVIKTVLGEDISMEDLGGARVHAETTGNAHFYAQSEQECFEQVKRLVSFIPWNNQERAKVVESKEPAAVMNIEDVVPADPKQPYDVRNVIKCIVDDSDFLEVQELWAANIVIGFGRMGGETVGFVANQPMVLAGVLDCDSADKAARFIRFCDSFNIPIITLEDMPGYLPGVDQEHAGVIRHGAKVLYAYSEATVPKITVILRKAYGGGYIAMNSRHLGADFMFAWPSAEIAVMGPEGAANIIFRKEIMEAEDQNAMRQEKVKEYIEKFANPYVAASKGFIDSVIEPKETRSLLLHALKLSVLKEEYRPAKKHGLPPF